Proteins encoded by one window of Geobacter sp. DSM 9736:
- a CDS encoding NADH:flavin oxidoreductase yields the protein MRKVFEETKIGSMLLQNRLFRSATWEGMCEEDGRPTSKLAAYYGHLARGRIGLIISGYAFVRADGKQLPGQMGIQQDGFAASMRVLTDAVHREGGRICLQLVHSGGQTSSRIINTQPIAPSALQVDQYPETPAELSLSNIEELVMLFGAGARRAREYGFDAVQLHASHGYLINQFLSPLTNHRSDAYGGSTENRLRFLMEVYRSVRSSVGNDFPVLVKLNGSDNLEGGLELEDAVEAAKALDEEGVDAIEVSGGTPASGLRTPVRQGIDSREQEAYNLPLAYRIKNAVDCPVAVVGGMRSLEVVEGVIRREEADYVAMSRPFIREPALAMRWGAGDEVKARCISCNGCFKPGLKEGGIYCVVDRIEADSRGSSL from the coding sequence ATGCGCAAGGTGTTCGAAGAGACAAAAATCGGCTCAATGCTCCTGCAGAACCGGCTTTTTCGATCGGCCACATGGGAAGGCATGTGCGAAGAGGATGGCCGTCCTACATCCAAATTAGCTGCCTATTACGGACATCTAGCTCGGGGGAGGATCGGGCTGATCATAAGCGGATACGCCTTTGTCCGTGCTGATGGGAAGCAGTTGCCCGGGCAGATGGGAATCCAGCAGGACGGATTTGCAGCTTCGATGCGTGTGTTGACCGACGCGGTGCATCGCGAGGGGGGGAGGATTTGTCTACAGCTGGTGCATTCGGGGGGGCAGACCAGCAGTAGGATTATCAATACCCAACCGATCGCTCCTTCAGCCTTGCAGGTCGACCAATACCCCGAGACTCCGGCTGAGCTTTCGCTATCGAATATAGAAGAACTGGTTATGCTCTTCGGTGCAGGTGCCCGACGGGCACGTGAGTACGGGTTTGATGCTGTTCAGCTGCATGCTTCCCACGGATACCTTATAAATCAGTTTCTCTCACCTCTGACAAACCACAGAAGTGATGCGTATGGTGGCAGCACCGAAAACCGGTTGCGTTTCCTCATGGAGGTGTACCGGAGCGTCCGTAGCTCCGTCGGAAACGACTTTCCCGTTCTGGTGAAGCTTAACGGTTCGGACAACCTTGAGGGGGGTCTTGAGCTTGAGGATGCAGTGGAGGCTGCGAAAGCGCTTGACGAGGAAGGGGTCGACGCCATTGAGGTGAGTGGCGGTACTCCTGCGTCAGGTTTACGCACCCCTGTCAGGCAGGGTATAGACTCACGCGAACAGGAAGCATACAACCTGCCGCTGGCATATAGGATTAAAAATGCCGTGGATTGTCCGGTTGCGGTCGTAGGCGGAATGAGGAGCCTTGAGGTGGTGGAGGGAGTCATCAGGAGGGAGGAAGCAGACTATGTGGCAATGTCGCGTCCCTTCATAAGGGAACCCGCCCTGGCGATGCGTTGGGGAGCAGGGGATGAGGTGAAGGCTCGCTGCATATCCTGCAATGGATGCTTCAAACCCGGGCTGAAGGAAGGGGGAATATATTGTGTGGTGGACAGGATTGAGGCGGACAGCAGGGGATCATCTCTCTAG
- a CDS encoding peptide chain release factor 3 encodes MLKHNHSEIDKRRTFAIISHPDAGKTTITEKLLLFGGAIQQAGEVKARKATRHATSDWMEMEKQRGISVTSSVMKFTYQGYEINLLDTPGHNDFSEDTYRTLTAVDSVLMVIDSVKGVEAQTKKLLEVCRLRNTPIMTFINKLDREGREPLDLLDDIENNLQIQCAPMTWPIGMGKRFRGTYHLASKELIFFDPTAERGTGRTMRVSGLDDPALNDLLDTQVEELRNDIELLEGAAHPFDLQAYLAGHQSPVFFGSAINTFGVQQLLDTFVELAPHPLPRETESRTVSPYEEGFSGFVFKIQANMDPAHRDRIAFFRICSGKFTRGMKVKHLRLKRDFQISNATIFMAQDRTNIDEAYPGDIIGIHNHGTIKIGDTFTLGEELKYVGIPSFAPEHFRKVRLLNPLKSKALEKGLVQLAEEGTTQVFRPLMGSDWIVGAVGVLQFDVVMHRLEHEYGVKVAYEPVSYVTARWVTGERKKLDEFEKKEALSLYRDGEGNLTYLAGSQWRLENTMEGWKDLQFHATCEHR; translated from the coding sequence TTGTTGAAGCACAACCACTCGGAGATCGACAAGAGACGCACCTTCGCCATCATCAGTCACCCCGACGCAGGCAAGACAACCATAACCGAAAAACTGCTCCTCTTCGGCGGCGCTATACAGCAAGCCGGAGAGGTCAAGGCCAGAAAAGCCACACGGCACGCAACGTCCGACTGGATGGAGATGGAAAAACAGCGCGGCATCTCCGTTACCTCTTCAGTTATGAAGTTTACCTACCAGGGATACGAAATCAATCTACTCGACACCCCGGGACACAACGATTTCTCCGAAGATACCTACCGCACCCTGACTGCAGTTGACTCGGTGCTTATGGTGATAGACTCGGTAAAAGGGGTGGAAGCACAGACTAAAAAGCTCCTAGAAGTCTGCAGACTGCGCAATACCCCGATCATGACCTTCATCAACAAACTCGATCGGGAAGGACGGGAACCTCTCGATCTACTCGATGACATAGAAAACAACCTGCAGATCCAGTGCGCTCCCATGACGTGGCCCATCGGCATGGGGAAAAGATTTCGCGGAACCTACCACCTCGCGAGCAAGGAACTGATCTTTTTTGATCCGACTGCGGAACGAGGAACTGGGCGAACCATGCGGGTCAGCGGACTCGATGATCCGGCCCTCAATGACCTGCTCGACACACAGGTTGAGGAGCTTCGAAACGACATCGAACTGCTTGAGGGAGCCGCCCATCCCTTCGATCTGCAGGCTTACCTTGCAGGCCATCAGAGTCCCGTTTTCTTCGGCAGCGCCATCAACACCTTCGGCGTCCAGCAACTCCTCGACACCTTTGTTGAACTGGCCCCTCACCCGTTGCCACGGGAAACGGAATCGCGAACCGTTTCTCCTTATGAAGAAGGTTTTTCGGGGTTTGTCTTCAAGATTCAGGCAAACATGGACCCGGCACATAGGGACCGCATTGCTTTCTTCCGCATCTGCTCCGGCAAATTCACGCGTGGAATGAAGGTCAAGCACCTGAGACTCAAGCGGGATTTTCAGATTTCGAATGCCACCATTTTCATGGCCCAGGACCGGACAAATATCGATGAAGCATATCCAGGCGACATCATCGGAATTCACAATCACGGAACCATAAAGATTGGAGATACCTTTACCCTGGGGGAAGAGCTGAAATATGTCGGCATCCCGAGCTTCGCTCCGGAGCATTTCCGGAAGGTACGCCTTCTAAACCCCCTCAAATCCAAGGCGCTGGAAAAAGGCCTTGTACAGCTTGCAGAAGAAGGGACTACTCAGGTTTTCAGGCCTTTGATGGGTTCGGATTGGATAGTAGGTGCGGTAGGCGTTTTGCAGTTCGATGTCGTAATGCACCGACTGGAACATGAATACGGTGTTAAGGTAGCATATGAGCCAGTATCCTACGTCACCGCCAGATGGGTGACAGGAGAACGAAAAAAGTTGGACGAATTCGAGAAAAAAGAAGCTCTTAGCCTTTACAGGGATGGAGAAGGAAATCTGACGTACCTGGCGGGGAGCCAATGGCGTCTTGAAAACACGATGGAAGGGTGGAAAGACCTGCAATTTCATGCCACATGCGAGCACCGCTGA
- a CDS encoding PilZ domain-containing protein has product MTDLYQLVTVDGGKEDSNAILAILKEIHGERLQNDLRLLNYYHEIPVSYPATVESIEDDMVDVLVHQHQAVVMYHQKMTFLKSRHFPHDVVAGVFRADVNRCVAVLSRFAYAHVRAERRQFLRVRIEGDTQVTFRSAAGAVTGVLSDISVRGISMSASAADLQPPVNGTISLVLEGTPLSFPATFLKSIESSEGPRYIFEMDATSKDEEKISQFIIRRQLEIIRGLKDSL; this is encoded by the coding sequence ATGACCGATTTGTATCAACTTGTGACTGTAGACGGAGGCAAGGAGGATAGCAATGCCATTCTCGCCATCCTGAAAGAAATACATGGGGAAAGGTTGCAGAACGATCTTCGACTGCTTAATTATTATCATGAAATTCCAGTAAGTTATCCTGCAACGGTTGAGAGTATTGAAGATGATATGGTGGATGTTCTCGTTCATCAGCATCAGGCTGTGGTCATGTATCACCAGAAGATGACATTCTTGAAGAGCAGGCATTTTCCTCACGATGTAGTTGCTGGCGTGTTTCGTGCGGATGTTAATAGATGCGTCGCAGTTCTCAGCAGATTCGCCTACGCGCATGTCCGGGCGGAACGGCGGCAGTTCCTGCGAGTAAGGATAGAAGGGGATACGCAGGTTACTTTCCGTTCAGCAGCCGGAGCGGTGACAGGTGTTTTGAGTGACATATCCGTCAGGGGAATCAGCATGTCCGCCAGCGCCGCCGATCTGCAACCGCCTGTAAACGGGACCATTTCGCTCGTTCTTGAAGGCACTCCGCTCAGTTTTCCAGCAACCTTTTTAAAAAGTATCGAGAGCAGCGAAGGGCCCAGGTACATTTTTGAGATGGATGCAACCAGCAAAGATGAAGAGAAAATCTCGCAGTTCATCATTCGCCGGCAGTTGGAGATAATCCGCGGACTCAAGGACTCGCTCTGA
- a CDS encoding TatD family hydrolase — MYRYEYHKPVFVDSHCHLVDPSLLTVLPEILSRAKTEGVHGFIVPGVTRQEWGMIESVMQPEGGVYAAYGVHPLHSISFDEKAAAELFEYAKRGAVAIGEIGLDYTYVGIPRDIQMLAFREQLKIAVVLGLPVLLHCRRAFEDLITIVKEESNGLVGGVMHAFSGSVETAEQCLRLGLHISICGTVTYPNAVKPIRVANHIPLDRMLLETDAPDLSPEPYRGMVNEPSYIRRVAEKISEVKGVSVDRIAEVTTANAERLFCKIFKKN, encoded by the coding sequence ATGTATCGATACGAGTACCACAAGCCTGTCTTCGTCGATAGTCATTGCCACTTGGTTGATCCTTCGCTGCTGACCGTGCTGCCCGAGATTCTTTCACGTGCAAAAACGGAGGGCGTTCATGGATTCATCGTTCCCGGAGTTACGCGACAGGAATGGGGAATGATCGAGTCTGTGATGCAGCCAGAAGGCGGTGTTTACGCTGCCTATGGCGTCCATCCTCTCCATTCAATCAGCTTCGACGAAAAAGCAGCTGCGGAGCTATTTGAATATGCTAAACGCGGAGCTGTTGCTATCGGGGAAATCGGCCTTGACTACACCTATGTCGGCATACCTCGAGACATTCAGATGCTAGCATTTCGGGAGCAGCTGAAAATAGCGGTCGTACTAGGGCTTCCGGTGCTGCTTCACTGCCGTCGGGCGTTTGAGGATCTCATCACAATAGTGAAAGAAGAATCAAATGGTTTAGTAGGTGGAGTCATGCATGCATTTTCGGGGAGCGTGGAGACGGCAGAGCAGTGCCTGAGACTCGGGCTTCATATTTCGATCTGCGGCACGGTAACATACCCCAATGCCGTGAAGCCGATACGTGTGGCAAATCACATTCCCCTGGACAGGATGCTCCTGGAGACAGATGCTCCGGACCTTTCTCCCGAACCGTACCGGGGGATGGTAAATGAACCGTCATATATCAGGAGGGTAGCGGAGAAGATTTCTGAGGTGAAGGGAGTGTCGGTTGATCGTATCGCTGAAGTTACGACTGCCAATGCAGAACGGCTATTTTGCAAAATTTTTAAGAAAAATTGA